The segment TTTTGTTACACCTGTTTATTGGTATTCGTATAGTGCTCAACTTAAGCTAGCTATTGATAAGTTCTATCCTTTTGTTAAAGATAATAGTCCAGCAAAATTAAAAGTTAAGGAATGTTATTTAATAAGTTGTTGTCATGATGATAATAAGGATACATTTTTAGGTTTAGTTAATACTTTTAATGAGACAAATAAATATATGAATTGGCAATCAAAAGACATGTTATTAATAAATAATCTATCTAAAGAAAACGATGCAAAAAATCATCCTTCGCTTAAAGATGCATATAATATGGGAAAAAGAGTTTAGTTATATTAATAATCTGTAAAATAAAATGATATTTCTATTATTTTATTTACAGATTTTTTTATTTGACTTGTATTTTTTAAAAATAATTAATAATTTGTTAAATTATTTTTGTAGATTGTTTGTAAAAAAAATACTACCATGTTAAATGTGTTATAATTGTATTTGAAAGGATGATAGTATGAATTTAACATTAATTATGATTGTGATTGTAGTAGGGATACTAGCATCTATATATATAAATCACTTTTTTCCATATTTCTCATTACCATTAATTCAAATATTTTTAGGATTTATTATTGGTATAAGTGCAATTGGAGGTAATATTTCAATTGATTCAGATTTAATAATGATTTTAGTTATTGTCCCATTGTTATATTATGAATCAAAAAATGCTAATACAAAGAAATATTATGAACAACGAACAGATATTTTTTGGTATGCATTCCCAATAGTTTTAATAACTGTAGTTTTTCTTGGTTTCTATTTCAACTATACAGTTCCAATTTTGCCAATCGCAAGTTGTTTTGCATTAGCTGCTGCTTTATCACCAACAGATGCGGTTACAGTTACTTCTTTATCTAAAAGAGTAGTTTTATCTGAAAAAAATAAAATACTTTTAGAGGCTGAGGGATTAATGAATGATGCTTCTGGTATCACAGCATTTCAATTAGCAAGCCTTGCATTAGTTTCTGGAACATTTTCATTTTCATTAACTATCCAAAAATTGCTGTATATTGCTATTGGTGGAGTAATATTTGGTTTTATAATTAGCTGGATTAAAAATAGATTAGTAAACTTCCTTAGAAAACATGGTATTGATGATATTAACTTTTATTTAATTATTGATTTTATCTTGCCATTTATTACATATTTAGTTGCTTCTTATTTTAATACTTCAGGAGTGTTGGCAGTTGTTGTGGTAGGGTTACTTGAAGCAATTAAGTTAAATAGTAATTCATTATTTGAAGCAAAATTAGATTCTGTTTCAAAAACAACATGGGATGTTATTGAGACAATTTTAAGTTCACTAGTATTTATATACTTAGGATTACAACTTCCATCTATCTTTAATCAAGCTACTATGATGTATGGAAATGTCTTTGAATTAATTGGCATTATTATTTTATCAACAATAGTTTTATTTTTATTGCGATTTGTTTTATTAGTTGGTTATCGTTTAATAAAAACTAAATTTAAAGAAAAGATAAATTTAAAGGAACAATTAATTTTAACTATATCTGGTGTAAAGGGTACAGTAACTTTAGCAACCATTTCATCACTTCCTTATGTTCTTGGTAATAATGAAGTATTTTCTGAACGTTATTTATTAATCTTTATTGCTGCTGGTGTAATTGTTTGTTCAATTATTTGTGCTGTTGTATTTTTACCAATGTTACTTGAGCAAAAAGAAGAAGAAAAAGATAATGATTTAGATGTATTAATTGCAAAAGAGGTTATTGCTCAATTAAAACTAGAGAAAAATAAAACAAATACTAAAGAAATTAATGCAGTTATTAAGACATATCAAGATCGTATTAGACGAGTTGCTCGTGATAATAATACTTTAACATTTAAACAACAAAAGCGTATTGATAAAAATATTTTACATATTACTTTAGATATCGAATATGATGAATCAGACAGATTGTTAAAAAATGGTGAGATAACGCAAGAAGAACATGATAATTATCATAAAATGTTATCAATATTTTTAAGAAGGTCAAAAAAAGCTGGTTCTTATCGATTAAGTCCTCGTCATATTTATTTTAGATTGATTGTGCCAAGAAGAAGACGAAATAAAATTAATGAGATTCAAAGCTTAGAAAACTTCGAACAACAAAAGACTATTATGAAAGAAATTTTTATTCATAATAGAATGCTTGTTATTGAAAAAATTAAAAATATGGAAACTGAAGAAAATAAGGAATATATTAAATTTAAAGTAAAAGAAGAAGAAAAATTAATTGATATATTTGATAACACTGAAAGAGTAGCACCTAGCTTAGTCAATATTAATCCAAATTATACAAATGAAATGGAAAAAGCATTTCAATTTGAAAGAAATATTATTCAAAAACATTTTGAAAATGGTGATATTGATCGTGAAAAAACAGTTGAACTTAAACAAAATGTTAATGTTTTAGAAGAATATTACTTAATGGATACTGATAGTAACTTATCATATTATTTTTTAAGAAGTTTTATGCAAAAAACAGTTAATAATCAATAGAATAAAATAAAAAGTAATCTTGGAGGTAATACAATGAAAAAGACAATTGTAGTAATTGGTGGAGTTGCTTTAGGAGCAAGTAGTGCAGCAAGGTTAAGAAGATTAAGTGAAGAGTCTAATATTATTCTTTTAGAAAAAGATGAGCATATTTCGTTTGCTAATTGTGGTTTGCCATATCATATAGGTGATATTATTACAGATAGAGATTTGCTATTAATTCAAACAAAAGAAAGTATGAAAGAAAGATATAATATTGATGTTAGAAATTATACTGAAGCCATAAAAATTGATCGTGATAAAAAAGTTGTTATTGTAGATGATAAAGTTAACAATCAAGAATATAGTATTGAATATGATAAATTGATTATAGCAAGTGGTGCTAAACCTATTATTCCAAATATTGTTGGTATTAATGATGCAAGTAATGTTTTTTCATTAAGAAATATTAGTGATATGGATAAAATTAAAGAATACATAAAAGTAAATAAAGTTAAAACTGCTAGTATTGTTGGGGCTGGTTTTATTGGTCTTGAAATGGCTGAAAACTTAACTCATTTAGGTGTTAAAGCAACAGTATTAGATTTAGCTAGTCAAGTAATGAAACAATTTGATTGTGATATTGCTGATTGTATTGAAAATAAAATGAGTGAAAATGGTGTTTTATTTAAACTAGAGACATCTATTAAAGAGTTTAAAAATAATGGTAAACAATTACTTTTAACAAATAATGAAACTATTGATTCAGATATTACAATAATGGCAATTGGTGTTAAACCTGAAATAAAATTAGCACAAGATGCAGGATTAGAAATTGGAAGTACAGGTGGAATAAAAGTTAATGATTATTTACAAACTTCTGATCCTGATATTTTTGCAGGTGGAGATGCTGTTGAGATTAAAAATATTATTACAAATAATCCAACATATCTTCCTTTAGCAGGACCTGCCAATCGACAAGGTAGATTGATTGCTGATTTTATTAATGATATTAAAACACCATATGATGGTGTAATCGGTTCTGCTGTTATTAAAATTTTTGATTATGTTGCTGCAACAACTGGTTTAAATGAAACTATAGCTAAAAATGCTGGATATAATGCAAAATCAATCCATGTTCATCGTGGTAATCATGCAAGTTATTATCCAAATTCTACTCCATTGTTATTAAAGCTGGTATTTGATGAAGATACAAGAAAAGTTTTAGGTGCTCAAGCATTTGGAAAAGATGGAACTGAAAAAAGAATTGATGTAATTGCTACTACAATTAAATTTAATGGTAGTGTTGATGATTTGGCAAGCTTAGAATTATGTTATGCACCACCATTTTCTAGCCCAAAAGATCCTGTCAATATTGCTGGCTATGTAGCAAGTAATGTGCTTAATAAATTGTATATACCTTTTTATGTTAATGAAATTGATTCATTAATAGAAAAGGGTGTTCAAATGATAGATGTAAGAAGTGATGAAGAATATAGTATTTCAAAATTAAAAAATATCAAGCATCTACCAATTGATGAATTGCGTAATAAAATTAATGAAATAGATTTTTCAAAAGATATTTATTTATTATGTTATGTTGGTCAAAGAGGATATTTGGCTGCTAGAATTTTAAAAGAATTAGGTTTTAAGAAAAAAATCTATAATTTAAGTGGTGGCTATAAATTATATGAAGATACTTTAAAAACAAGATAGGAATAAGTGAGGGATAATGATGAAAAAAGGACGTATATTTGCAATTGTACTAATTATTATATTAGCTATTGCTTGTGCATTTGTTTTCTACAATCAAAATAATAATGTAAAAGCTAATTGTTTTGATACCAAACAAGAACTTGATAAGGATAATGAAATTAATAATATTATTAATGATTATACTTTAGAAAATAAGTTAGATTTATTTTTCTATAATTCAAATACTTATAAAGATAATTTTGAAACAAAATCTTTTATAAAGTGGTTTGAAGAAGATGATATAACACAAACAACAGATTATATTACTAGAGTTATTTTAATTCATGGTAATAAAGAGCTTGATGAACAAGTTATTCGTTTTAAAGTTGATATGAATAATGAAGTAATTGACTACACTCATATTTTAGGATTACAAGACGAAGTAATTGATACGAGTATTGATAAAAAGTATTATGATAATTTTAAAAATAATAATTGCGACATTCAAAAATAATTAAATTAATATAATAAAAACCCCATTAGTTTTTAAAACTTTTGGGGTTTAATTTACTTTTCTTTTTGTAACACATTAATTATTTCACCAATATATGAAGTATGATAATCTTTGTATGGATAATTATTTTCGATAGTTTCATCGTACATAAAGGAACTTTCTACCATGTTTTGTACGTATAATTTTTTACAAATTAAAACTAATTTTGCCTCGTTAAAATAGGGAATATTATTACTATTTATTAGTGTTAGTGAGCTTTTTGAAATTTTGTCTTCATTTTTTCCTGAAACAGTTCCAAGATAAGTTAAATCTTCACGAAATTCTTTGTCAAAAAATGAAACTGTAAAGTAATCAGAATTATCAACAAACTCTTTTGTATATCTTGAAGGTCTAATAAATACTTGTGCGACAGGTTTATGCCACATAATTCCAACAAACCCCCAAGAAGCAGTCATTGTATTCGCTTTATTATTATAACTTGCACTAACTAATGCCCAATCATCATGAAATAATTTAAAAATATTTTCATTGATTTCATTTGGGCTAACTTCTCTAAATGTCATTGATATCACTCCTTTGATTTTATTATAACATTACTTTTATAAAAAAAACTATTTTTATGAAAATTATATACTATCATTTTTAGATATGGTATAATTTAACATGTATATTTGCAAGAAAACTACACTGATTAGACATTTTTAAGTGTTATGAGTGTGTTATAATTTTTAAGAGTGAGGTGCATAGGATGGCAACAGAAAGACCACAAAAAAAATCAACTAATTCGCAAACCATCATAAAAAATAAAAGAGATGCGAAAAGTAGTTTGATTGGAAAAGTTAATTCTGAAGATAATAAAAAAACTATTCCAAATGAAAAAACAAAAACTTCGCTTGCTGATAAAGTAAATAAATCTGAAGCAAGTAGACCAGAAGTAAAAAAAGTTGAAACGCCTAAAAATAATGCTTCTTCAAATGTTAAGAAGAAGGTAGAAACAAATAAAAAAGAAAATAAAAGTAAAAAGAAAAGACAAGGTAAATTCTATAATTCATTTTTCTTTAAATTATCATTTATTGGTAGAATGATGTTAGTTATTATGATTGTTGGTGTTTTAATTCTAAGTGTATTAGGAGTTAATGCATTAATGCATAAAGGTAAAGTTGTTTTAGGAAGTAGACAAGAACCTGTGCTTGTTATTAGCAATGATGATGTTTCTAAGGTTAAAAGTGCTGTTGAGAGTGCTGTAAGTGGAGCTGATAAGATTTCGGTTGATTATGCTGCTTATCGTTTAGTTATAGTTGCTGATTTAAATGATTCATCTACTGTTAATGATGGAAAAGATGCTAATAAGAAAATCTATAATGCTGTTAATAGTGTTTTACCAATTAGTAAGTATTTTGATAGTAAAGATAAATTAAATAATGATTTATATATTTATTCATCAGATACTGTTCCAACTAATTATGAAACTAATTCTAAATATATCTATCAAACTTATAAAAACTCAAAGATGCCTAAACCATATTCATATAATTTATTAAAACCTCGTGATAAAAAATCTGCAAAAGAAGTTTTGGAAACGATGGAGAAAGCCGGAAAATAGTATCTGGCTTTTTTTAAACTATGAAAAATAAAATATTTGAATCTAAAGTAGTTGATTATACTCATGATGGCAAAGGAATAATAAAATATGATGGTTATCCTTTATTTGTTAAAGGAACTATTATTGGTGAAATGGTTGAGACAAAGATTGTTAAGTGGAAAAAGAAGTATGGTTTTGGTAGAGCTTTATCAATAAAAGAGAAGAGTTTAGAAAGAGTAGTACCTTTATGTTTGGATTATAAACTTTGTGGTGGTTGTCAAATTCAGCATATGTCTTATAATGAACAAATTAGTTTTAAAAAGAAAAAAATAACTAATGCGTTTGCTAAACAAAAAATTAATTTTGATTATATTAATATTATTGAAAATGAGAATCAATTTAATTATCGTAATAAATTATCTATTCCTTTAGGTGTTGCTGATGAAATTTATGCTGGGCTGTATCAGGAAAATAGTAATAATATTATCAAGATAAATGATTGTTTAATTCAAAGTGAATCAATAAACAGTGCTTTAAAAGATATTGTTAAATTATTAAATGAATATCAGATTAGTATTTATGATAAAAGTAATAATAAGGGTTATTTAAGACAACTTGTTATTAGAGAAGCTATATCTAGTGGTGATTTATTGATTGGTTTTGTGATAAATAGTAAAAAATATAATGGTGAGTTAGACAATGTTATTGAAAAAATGAAATGTATTAGTAATATAAAAAGTATTGTTGTAAATTTTAATTGCGAAAAAAATAATGTTATTTTAGGTAAAAAAAGTCAAGTTGTTTATGGTGATGGCTATATAATTGATAATGTTAATGGTAAGTCTTTTAGAATATCACTTACTTCTTTTTATCAAGTTAATACTATTCAAATGAACAATTTATATAACAAAGCTATAGAAATGGCACAATTGAATTGTAATGATATTGTCTTTGATGCTTATTGTGGTGTTGGAACAATTAGTATTTATTTAGCTAGTAATGTCAAAAAGGTTGTTGGTGTTGATATTGTTGAATCTTCAATTAGAGATGCTAATATAAATATGGAATTAAATAAAATTAGTAATATTGAGTTTATTTGTAATGATGTTGGTGTTTTTATGAAAAAACAAACTAATAATTTTGATTGTGTATTTCTTGATCCACCTAGAAAGGGTTGTTCACAAGAATTTTTAGAAGATTTAATTAATATTAATCCAAATAAAGTTGTATATATTTCGTGTGATGTTGCAACTCAGGCTAGGGATATTAGATATCTAATTGATAATGGATATAGTATTAGTGAACAGTGTGCTGTTGATATGTTTTCTCAAACACATCATGTTGAAAATATTATTTTATTGACTAAAGTACATTGTAAATAGTTTTAAAATCAATATATATAATACAGGAGTGTGAAAATAATGGAAGATTTAAAAAAATTAATTAATATAGGACCTGAAATAGCAAAGCAACTCAATGAAGTAGGAATTAAAAGTGAAAAACAATTAAAGGAAGTTGGCTCTAAAAAGGCATGGCTGAAAATACAAGAAATTGATGAATCTGCATGCTATAATCGCTTATTAGGTTTAGAAGGGGCAATTCAAAATGTAAAGAAAGTTTTTTTGAGTGATGAAGTAAAAACAGATTTGAAGGATTTTTATAATAATCATAAAAAATAATTTATTTTGAAAGAAGTTGTTTGTAATGAATGAAACAGCATTAATTACTGGTGCTTCTAATGGTATCGGTTATGAATTATCTTTAATTATGGCAAGTGAAAACTATAATTTAGTTCTTGTTGCAAGAAGTGAGGATAAGTTAAATGAATTAAAGAAACTATTGGAAAATAATTATAATATTAAAGTAAAAGTTATAGCAAAAGATTTATCTAATCAAAATGCTCCCTTAGAAATTTATGAGCAGTTAAAAGAGGATAATTGTAAAATTGATATTCTTGTTAATAATGCCGGTTTTGGAGATCATGGTGCTTTTTATAATACAGATTGGAATAAGCAAAATGAAATGATTAATCTTAATATTTTGAGTCTAACTTATTTAACAAGATTATTATTACCAAGTATGATTGAAAGAAAAAGTGGCAAAATTTTAAACTTAGCTTCAATTGCATCTTTTCAACCAGGTCCATATATGTCAGTTTATTATGCTAGCAAATCGTATGTGCTATCGTTTAGTGAAGCCTTAGCATGTGAATTAGCTAATAGTGAAGTTAGTGTTAGTGCAGTTTGTCCTGGACCAACAAAAACTAATTTTGCTGATGCTGCTGGAGAAGGCACAAAAAAATTATTTTCATTAATGAAAAATGATACTGCAAAAGATGTTGCTAGATTTAGTTATAATAGTATGATGAAAAATAAAGTTGTTGCAGTATATGGTATGAAAAATAAGATGCTTATTTTTTGTGAAAGGTTTTTACCAAGAAAACTCATTAGAAATATTGTAGCAAGGTTACAAAAATAAAAGGACATTATTATAAGTATATAAGTGACTTTTTCATTCGTATATAATATAAATTTTACGAAAGAAAAAGTTTTTTGATAGAGTGATAAAAAATTATTACTAGCTAAAATTGTTTTACGACAATTAATATTTAAAGACAAAATTAAGCATAAAAAATCGGGTAAAATAATCTACGAAATAGTAAAATTATGATATCAGTAAGGGGGATGTAAAATGAAATGGATTGATGCAATAAGTGAAGCAGTAACGTTTATTGAAGAAAATATTACAGAAGATATTAATGTAGAAAAAATTGCGAATCATATCAATATTTCACCATTTTATTTTCAGAAAGGTTTTACAATGTTATGTGGATTTACAATAAATGAGTATATTAGAAATAGACGTTTAGCTTTAGCTGGTGATGAACTTATTTCAAGTGATATTAAAATTATTGAACTTGCTTTAAAATATGGTTATGAATCACCAGATAGCTTTACTAAATCATTCACACGTTTTCATAAAAGCACACCTTCTGCTGTAAGAAAGAATGGTGCAACAATTAAATCATTTGTACCACTTTCAATAAAATTTACTTTAAATGGAGGTTTTAGTATGGATTACAAAATTATTGAAAAGAAAGAGTTTAAGGTTATTGGATTAGAGAAAACATTTAAGTATGATGATGCAATGAGTGTAGTTCCGCAATTTTGGCAAGAATTTTATGAAAAAGGGTATAATAATAAAATAACATCTATGTATGGAATTAATACTGATGAGACAATGCAGGGAAATGAGTTTTCTTATATGATTGCTGATGAATATAATGAGCAAATTGAGTTAGATGATAATTTAACTATTAAAACAATTCCTAGTTTTACTTGGGCCATATTTAGTTGTAAAGGTCCAATGCCATTTAAGTTACAAGAGACAAATAGAAAAATTTTCTCTGAATGGTTACCAAATGCTAAAGATTATGAAATTGCAGCTGGTTATTGTATAGAAATGTATAGCGATCCAGCTAATTTTAAAGATGGTACTAATGATGAAGAGTATTATAGTGAAATTTGGATTCCTATCATTAAAAAATAATTTTTTATATCTTCACTATGTTTAGTGAGGATATTTTTTATTTTAGTGCTATTGTGATATAATAATTAAGTTAAATAAAAAAAAGGAATAGGTGTAGGTTGATGAAAAATATTGAGATTGAGATAAAAAAATTGGGTATAAATGGTGAGGGAATAGGATACTATAATAATACTGTTGTATTTATTCCAAATGCATTACCTAATGAATTAGTAATTGTTGATGAATTAATTAAAAATAAAGGTTACTATACAGCAAATGTTAAAAAAATTGTAAAAAAGAGTAAGGATAGGGTTAAACCAAAATGTCCAATTTATGAAAAATGCCAAGTTTGTAGCATTATGCCTTTAAAATATGATGAACAAATACAAGCAAAAAAACAATATTTATTTGATAGTATAAATAAATATGCGAAAACAAAGATAAAGATAGATAATGTAGTTAAAGCAAAGGAACAATTTAATTATCGTAATAGTATTAAATTACCTTTATTTAACTTTCAAGATAAATTAGCTATTGGTATTCATTTTAGAGATACTAATCATTATGTTCAATTAAAAGATTGCCTTGTTCAAGATAAAAAAATTAATAAGACTGTTAATAATGTTTTAAGTATTTTAGATAAATATCGCTATCGTGCATATGATCGTAAAACAAAATTGGGCATAAGATTTTTGTTAGTTAGAGCGTTTGCTGATGAAGTTATGATTACATTTGTCGTTGGTAAAAACACTAAAATTGTTGATGAAGCAATTGAAGAAATTATGAGTATTGATGAAGTTAAATCAATTAATCAAACAACTAATACTAAATCAAGTAATGAAATTATAGTTGAACCAATTAAAAATATCGAAGGAAAGAAAAGCATAAATGTTCCTTTTAATGGTTTTGATTTTAAATTATCACCTGAATCATTTATTCAATTAAATATAGATCAAGCTATTAATCTATATGATATTATTAAGGAATATTTAGGAGATAAGAATAAATTAATTCTTGATTTATACTGTGGAGTTGGTTCTATTGCTTGTTATGTAAATGAATGTTCTGATAGTATAATTGGAATTGAGATAAATCGTATGGCAATTAATAATGCTAAAGAAAATGCTAAAAAGCATCGTTTAGATAATATTAAATTTGTTTGCGGTGATGTTGAAGAAAAAATAAAAACATATGCAAAAAATAAAGATGTAGATGCTATAATAGTTGACCCACCTCGTGTTGGTCTATCTGATTATACAATAGAATCAATTATTAAATCTAAAACTAAAAAACTTATTTATGTTAGTTGTAATCCATCATCGCTTGGTAAGGATTTAAGTGTTTTACTAGATTATTACGAAATAAAAAGTGTTTCTTTAGTTGATATGTTTCCTAATACTATGCACGTTGAGGCGGTGGTATTGATGTCAAGGTTAGAGAAGTAAGCGTGTAATAATATAAGCAAATAAAGGCTTTCCGTGATTTGAGGTCTGGTAATAAGCCGGAAGGATAATCACGGATTTTTGCTTTAAGGGAAGTTATCCAAGATTGGTGAATTTGAAAAGTCATCGGTCAATACGGTTATTGAGTTGGTGAGTTGATAAGATGGTTAGCAAAATAATGGTGAGTTGACAAGATGGCTATTGTAGCAAGCTTTATAGGTACTAAGTGTATACCAAACAAAACTAATAAATTTTATCTAAAAGATCATTGCTAATTGTAGCGCAGTGCGCTATAATTATAGAAAGTGTAAACGAGGTGACTATGATGATTGATATTAAGAACAAAACACTTTCTGGTTTTAAGTTTATTGATTTATTTGCTGGGCTAGGTGGATTCAGGATTGCATTAGAATCATTGGGAGCTGAATGTGTATATTCGAATGAATGGGACAAAGCGGTTCAAGAAGTCTATGCTGAAAATTTTGGGGATACTCCAGAAGGCGATATTACGCTTGTGGATGAAAGTACAATTCCCGATCACGATATACTATGTGCAGGATTTCCATGTCAGGCATTTTCAATTAGTGGAAAACAGAAAGGGTTCGAAGATAGTAGAGGAACTTTATTTTTTGATGTAGCTCGTATTGTTAAAGAAAAAAACCCCAAAATTGTATTTATGGAAAATGTAAAGAATTTTGCAACGCACGATAATGGACGAACTCTAGAAGTTGTAAAATCTACAATGGAAGAGCTTGGGTACCAGTTTAATCAGACGGTATTAAATGCAACCGATTTCGGCATACCACAAAAAAGAGAACGTATTTATATGGTTTGTTTTAGAAACGACCTTGGTTCAATAGATTTTTCTTATCCAAAACCATTTAAATTAACAAAGCATGTAAAGGATTTTTTACTAGAAGATGAAAGTCTAGTAGAAGAATTGTATGTTGAAAGACCAGATACATATTTCAACGGTGTTCTGGATGATAAATATAGTAACAAACCTATCAGGCTAGGGATTGTTAATAAAGGTGGCCAAGGCGAACGTATTTATAGTACAAAGGGTATAGCAATAACCCTTTCTGCTAATGGCGGAGGTATTTTTGCTAAAACAGGAGGGTATTTAATCAACGGTAAAACGAGAAAGTTGCATCCTCGTGAATGTGCAAGACTTATGGGATACCCAGATAGTTATAAAATTTGTAAAAGCACAAACCAAGCATATAAACAATTTGGAAACTCTGTTGTGATTGATGTTTTACAGTTAATTGGTCAAGAAATAGGCAATGCAATTAAAGGAGTCAACAATGAACGAATTAGAATTCAGGCAATGGCTATTTAATAATGATGTACCTAAAAAAGTACAGAGTGATATTGTATCGAGACTAAAACGCTTAGAGCGGATTAATGGATACTTTGATCTAGATGCAGAGTATAAAAAGGATAAATGTAGTTTTCTTTTTTCACTGTTTAAAAATAAAGGTATAAACGATAATATGAAGAAAATCGGAGAAAATGATCTGCCCATTGGTAAATATCAATTAAGCACCTATAAATATGCACTTACACAATATGTTAAGTATTTACAAGATAAAAACGGCAGGTAGATTTATACCTGCCGTTTTTATCTTTAGAACTCACCTTCAAAAATTTTTAAGTCTGATGGGTCTTGTTCCTTTTTTAATGTAATTGAAAATATCACATTCATATTGTAGGTATTTGATAATTGACGAACTTCATAAAGGTCTTCACCTTTTGGAGCTAAGTAGTATTCATAATTACCCTTTATAAAGCGCACTTTATCTAAAGAACTGTTCCCCGTAACAAAAAGTTTTTTATCCTTGGCAACAGCGGTATTTATTTCATATTCTGATTGTAATTCGGCAACAACCATAGGTTGATATTTTTTAGAAGGTTCTGAAGAACCGCTGCGTTTTATTCTATAAGTTGCCGTTATATCAAAATAAAATCCAAATTGGGAGGTTGGGAATATAATATAATTAGTATCTTTAGTGATAAAGTATTTAACTCCTTTGGATTTGAAATAATTGACAATCCATTGTCCGAATATATTTTTATTGATATCTAGATTTCGTCCAGCTGTACCAGCGTTATTAAAGCGGTCAAAATCATTATTCATATGCTCTGTAATTATTTCAGTGAATTCATTTTTTACTGTTTTGTTTCGTGGTGAGAAGATGAATTTCTTACTAGAATTATCAGGTATAAGAACAAACTGACCAGATTGAGCTTGAGGTAATTTTACTTCAATGTAGAAAGCTTTACTGTCATTTGTTTTAACCAAAATATCAGGTATGGTAGAATTAGCTCCTCCTTGATGCACAAA is part of the Bacilli bacterium PM5-9 genome and harbors:
- a CDS encoding hypothetical protein (product_source=Hypo-rule applied), which produces MNELEFRQWLFNNDVPKKVQSDIVSRLKRLERINGYFDLDAEYKKDKCSFLFSLFKNKGINDNMKKIGENDLPIGKYQLSTYKYALTQYVKYLQDKNGR
- a CDS encoding AraC family transcriptional regulator (product_source=KO:K13653; cath_funfam=1.10.10.60; cog=COG2207,COG3708; ko=KO:K13653; pfam=PF12833,PF14526; smart=SM00342,SM00871; superfamily=46689,55136), whose protein sequence is MKWIDAISEAVTFIEENITEDINVEKIANHINISPFYFQKGFTMLCGFTINEYIRNRRLALAGDELISSDIKIIELALKYGYESPDSFTKSFTRFHKSTPSAVRKNGATIKSFVPLSIKFTLNGGFSMDYKIIEKKEFKVIGLEKTFKYDDAMSVVPQFWQEFYEKGYNNKITSMYGINTDETMQGNEFSYMIADEYNEQIELDDNLTIKTIPSFTWAIFSCKGPMPFKLQETNRKIFSEWLPNAKDYEIAAGYCIEMYSDPANFKDGTNDEEYYSEIWIPIIKK
- a CDS encoding 23S rRNA (uracil1939-C5)-methyltransferase (product_source=KO:K03215; cath_funfam=2.40.50.140,3.40.50.150; cog=COG2265; ko=KO:K03215; pfam=PF01938,PF05958; superfamily=50249,53335; tigrfam=TIGR00479), giving the protein MKNIEIEIKKLGINGEGIGYYNNTVVFIPNALPNELVIVDELIKNKGYYTANVKKIVKKSKDRVKPKCPIYEKCQVCSIMPLKYDEQIQAKKQYLFDSINKYAKTKIKIDNVVKAKEQFNYRNSIKLPLFNFQDKLAIGIHFRDTNHYVQLKDCLVQDKKINKTVNNVLSILDKYRYRAYDRKTKLGIRFLLVRAFADEVMITFVVGKNTKIVDEAIEEIMSIDEVKSINQTTNTKSSNEIIVEPIKNIEGKKSINVPFNGFDFKLSPESFIQLNIDQAINLYDIIKEYLGDKNKLILDLYCGVGSIACYVNECSDSIIGIEINRMAINNAKENAKKHRLDNIKFVCGDVEEKIKTYAKNKDVDAIIVDPPRVGLSDYTIESIIKSKTKKLIYVSCNPSSLGKDLSVLLDYYEIKSVSLVDMFPNTMHVEAVVLMSRLEK
- a CDS encoding DNA (cytosine-5)-methyltransferase 1 (product_source=KO:K00558; cath_funfam=3.40.50.150; cog=COG0270; ko=KO:K00558; pfam=PF00145; superfamily=53335; tigrfam=TIGR00675), translating into MMIDIKNKTLSGFKFIDLFAGLGGFRIALESLGAECVYSNEWDKAVQEVYAENFGDTPEGDITLVDESTIPDHDILCAGFPCQAFSISGKQKGFEDSRGTLFFDVARIVKEKNPKIVFMENVKNFATHDNGRTLEVVKSTMEELGYQFNQTVLNATDFGIPQKRERIYMVCFRNDLGSIDFSYPKPFKLTKHVKDFLLEDESLVEELYVERPDTYFNGVLDDKYSNKPIRLGIVNKGGQGERIYSTKGIAITLSANGGGIFAKTGGYLINGKTRKLHPRECARLMGYPDSYKICKSTNQAYKQFGNSVVIDVLQLIGQEIGNAIKGVNNERIRIQAMAI
- a CDS encoding hypothetical protein (product_source=Hypo-rule applied; superfamily=160537); the protein is MSTWEDFEIECTNYLNYYYGAYAKFVHQGGANSTIPDILVKTNDSKAFYIEVKLPQAQSGQFVLIPDNSSKKFIFSPRNKTVKNEFTEIITEHMNNDFDRFNNAGTAGRNLDINKNIFGQWIVNYFKSKGVKYFITKDTNYIIFPTSQFGFYFDITATYRIKRSGSSEPSKKYQPMVVAELQSEYEINTAVAKDKKLFVTGNSSLDKVRFIKGNYEYYLAPKGEDLYEVRQLSNTYNMNVIFSITLKKEQDPSDLKIFEGEF